One genomic segment of Desulfovibrio aminophilus includes these proteins:
- a CDS encoding LemA family protein, with amino-acid sequence MTILYILLGASGLVLLWLVLVYNRLVRGRNMVREAWSGIDVQLKRRADLIPNLVETVKGYAAHEKEALTRVTELRAKSLSGGGAAEQGRVQAELGRALTGLFAVAEAYPELKADASFRQLQGDLTNLEEQVQLARRYYNGAARDMNIAVESFPNNLVAGAFGFQTVEYFELEDAADRAVPDVSFK; translated from the coding sequence ATGACCATCCTGTACATCCTGCTGGGCGCTTCAGGCCTGGTGCTGCTCTGGCTCGTGCTGGTCTACAACCGGCTCGTGCGCGGCCGGAACATGGTCCGCGAGGCCTGGAGCGGCATCGACGTGCAGCTCAAGCGCCGCGCGGACCTCATCCCCAACCTGGTGGAGACGGTCAAGGGCTACGCGGCCCACGAAAAGGAAGCCCTGACCCGGGTCACGGAACTGCGCGCCAAGAGCCTCTCCGGCGGCGGCGCGGCCGAGCAGGGCCGCGTGCAGGCCGAGCTGGGCCGGGCCCTCACCGGGCTCTTCGCCGTGGCCGAGGCCTACCCCGAGCTCAAGGCCGACGCCTCCTTCCGCCAACTCCAGGGCGACCTGACCAACCTCGAGGAGCAGGTCCAGCTGGCCCGGCGCTACTACAACGGCGCGGCCCGCGACATGAACATCGCCGTGGAGTCCTTCCCCAACAACCTCGTGGCCGGGGCCTTCGGCTTCCAAACCGTGGAGTACTTCGAGCTGGAGGACGCGGC